Proteins from a genomic interval of Cuculus canorus isolate bCucCan1 chromosome 19, bCucCan1.pri, whole genome shotgun sequence:
- the C19H9orf78 gene encoding splicing factor C9orf78 homolog: MPAKKSFRRRREDSEEEEEDEQLAEEVRLKLEEAKEVQSLRKRPNGVSAVALLVGEKLQEEATLVDDPFKIKSGGMVDMKKLKERGKDRINEEEDLNLGTSFSAETNRRDEDADMMKYIETELKKRKGIVENEEQKVKLKNAEDSLYELPENIRVSSAKKTEEMLSNQMLSGIPEVDLGIDAKIKNIISTEEAKAKLLAEQQNKKKDSETSFVPTNMAVNYVQHNRFYHEELNAPVRRNKEEPKPRPLRVGDTERPEPERSPPNRKRPLNEKATDDYHYEKFKKMNRRY, translated from the exons ATGCCGGCTAAGAAGTCGTTCCGGCGGCGGAGGGAGGACTccgaggaggaagaggaggacgagCAGCTCGCTGAGGAGGTCAG gttaAAACTTGAGGAAGCCAAAGAAGTCCAAAGCCTCAGGAAGCGACCCAATGGGGTGAG CGCTGTAGCTCTGCTTGTGGGAGAGAAGTTACAAGAAGAAGCAACGCTTGTG GATGACCCTTTTAAGATAAAATCTGGAGGAATGGTGGACatgaagaagctgaaagaaagaggCAAGGACAG GATTAATGAAGAAGAAGATCTAAACTTGGGAACATCTTTCTCAGCTGAAACCAACAGGCGGGATGAAGATGCTGACAT GATGAAGTACATTGAGACGgagctgaagaagagaaaggggatCGTGGAGAATGAGGAGCAGAAGGTGAAGCTTAAGAATGCCGAGGACTCTCTGTATGAGCTGCCAGAGAACATCCGTGTCTCTTCTGCCAAGAAGACTGAGGAGATGTTGTCTAACCAGATGCTGAGCGGCATTCCTGAAGTGGACCTAGGAATTGA cgcaaaaataaaaaatatcatctCAACTGAAGAGGCCAAGGCcaagctgctggcagagcaacagaacaaaaagaaagacagtgaaACTTCTTTTGTTCCCACAAACATGGCTGTTAACTATGTCCAGCACAACAGAT tttatcACGAGGAGCTCAACGCACCAGTGCGAAGGAACAAGGAAGAGCCAAAGCCCCGACCACTGAGAGTGGGGGATACAGAGAGGCCAGAACCGGAGC GGTCTCCGCCAAATCGCAAACGTCCACTCAATGAAAAAGCAACAGATGATTATCACTATGAGAAATTCAAGAAGATGAACAGGCGATACTGA